From the genome of Ostrinia nubilalis chromosome 1, ilOstNubi1.1, whole genome shotgun sequence:
TCCCTTCCCGATGACCCTGGCATACTCTTGAACAACCAATGACCAATGGCTCACTTTCGGACATCGAACCTTGCCCAAACGCCGACCACGGCTTACGTATAGACTCCGACCCGAGCCCCAATGTTGACCCCAGCCCGATTTTGGATAATGCAACCAGCAATTCCTCAATCTCATGAGGAACCTATGATATGtatcaataaaattgtgtaGCTGCCATGATGCAGAGGAGGCGATTATAGCCTAGAGCTTATTCAAGTTCAGTTGGTTATAATGTCAGTGGATGACTCTTCAGCTGGTAAGTTATTGAATGAGCGTGTGGATTTGTTGAATAccttttacaatgtatttgatcaactacctttaacgtagattaccataatcctaataaaactttttttttagattgataacagcagtgtatgttgtcactcatgttggaccgtggccacggtgtggctctgcaccaatcaaggacaaataatatttcaaatgaagaagCAACCACTAGCACTGGTCACAGTTAACGTGGATTATCTTTGTTACAAATATCTGCATATTAACACGGAAAGAGAATCACATATTcgataataatgtaataatggaacagatttcacctcttcaagtaagttttttcataattattttcattatattttattaaagacattggcttgatatattttaacaaagtgtttatttttttctatacaaatacttcttactgataaataaaaattgacatcacatctcaataccttaaagaatgaattttgaatgataccataattaatttctttgtttcagcTGCGGGGATCTGACCAAATATGTCATCCCTGATGGCAGTGAGCTGATCGAGCTGCTACACATGCTGTGGAGCCCCAACAAACACATGATGGGACGAGGATTCATTTGCCCTTATATTGGCCGAATAACAGTAGGTTGCTGTGCTCatgttatgacaattttgtggtttttgaTCAGGCAAGGTATCAGGAACATGTATTTCCACCTGCCTAGTTtctagacaatattttattgacccatgagtcagattaaaaaaataataataaaaaaatggtgttttattttgcttctaacctttctagtctcaagcaaaaaaaaaaattttttaaggacttggatacaaaatgatatttatattctgtttcttactggtatagactatttaataaataacaaattacatgctgtaatgtctgtccacctcaggccaaaggtcccatactaagtgggcataaccctttcatcaaaatcggttcagtggtttaggcgtgaaagcaagacaaagttactttcacatttataatattagtatagctgcaatgtttttgcctcgattaaataaaacattgtgatcaaaataaaaacttattatcaaaatattttataggttattaggtactcaatacagaaatcagccggctcctagtctaaaattcttatttaatcgaaattaaatgatttaaactacaaataaaaatgattcaaacagtgctagtttttaggttcaaattcgactgctctagtggacgcacggaacggcaacgtcgcagtcgacccatattatttgaattatttggcgggaaaatagtttttggcttttaattctgaaactaagaggcctagagatttgaaattatgtctcgtgtgtactttaattataacgaattatttgatctttaaaacgcaactctaacttatacggttttaataatccaccgtgtgttacgtgtcaccagcttacacatacgtatcggttcgtagttcgaaaacggttcgaaataaagctttgaaagatttgaagtcgggtttttttattcgactttaatttatgagatataaaacattgatgtagcttaaatatttacgaagatacagatgtgtaagctggagacacggtactccagctcgcacatagttttttgatcgtggttttaacagtatttgagctaaagtcttgaaaagtggaaagcctactatttgaattcgactttaatttatgaggtataatacattatcgtagcataaatatttacgaagatacagatgtgtcagctggagacacgtgtcctcagcttacacatagaaaacaactcatagttatgaagttctaatggctctaattgaatgactgagaggtttgatgactctaattaggcttttattgatggtatacttggaattgctctagagccaatgaggaagttggagacattctcaTGTATTCTTTGGGCTGTATTGCTGTACATAGAAAGACAGGTTGACGTGATTTGAAGAGATCTAGTTGTGTGGCTACAGAAGAAAATGGAAGTAAGTCTTTTTGCTTATAGTTTTGTGTAGATAGGTAAAAATATCATTATCATTCATATCATTTCTATCCCTGCCATTTCAGATCGAAATTTTAAGCGTCGCCGGTTCTAAGCCGCTTGGAAAAATACAACTGAAAGAAGATGCAACGGTAAAAGACGTAAAAGATAAAATTCATAGAAATATAAAGAAGTTTCTTTACCCTGACCGTCAAGCTATCAAATTAGAAGCAAAGGGAAAAGCTTTGAATGACGAGGATTCACTGAAATCCTTAAATGTGCAAAATGGTGCCAAGTTGTACTTAAAAGATCTGGGTCCTCAGATTGCTTGGAAGAATGTGTTTTTAGCTGAATATGCTGGACCTCTCCTTGTCTATTTATGGGTTTATCAACGTCCATGGCTCGTTTATGGTGCTCAAAATTCTTCCCCTGGAGCTGTTGCCAAGTAAGGCAATGTCAAAGTTAATATTTTGTCAATTGTAAGACTCATGCTATCTAAGTAAAGTGTTAACCTAAATATGTAAAATTTTTCAGTGTTGCTGCATTATGCTGGACTGGACATTATGCTAAGAGGCTCTTAGAAACTTTATTTGTGCACCGCTTTTCTCATGGCACAATGCCACTCAGCAACTTGTTCAAGAACTGTGGATATTACTGGATGTTTACCTTATATGTGGCATACCACGTCAACCATCCTCTATACACACCTCCAAGTGATACCTGGTTCTATGTTGGTTTGACTGGTTTTGTAGTAAGTACATTTTTGGCACACCTTTACATATGATACCAAAAGTGAAATAAAATGGTACAACAGTTAAATAAATTTACAAAGTCTTGATTAACAAGATTACGTTATCAGTACCTATACTATGTATTTATCTTTACTTTTAAATGTAATGAATGTTTGAGgcatgttttaaaattaatttatcctTTGAAATTATCAATTATTGTAAGCTTTATCATTTTCCTTTCAGCTGTGCGAATTGGGAAATTTGAGCATTCacattttgttgaaaaaccTCAGGCCACCGGGCACCAAAGTGCGACGAATCCCTGTTCCTGATGGAAATCCTCTAACTCAACTTTTCAACTTTGTCTCTTGTCCCAACTATACCTACGAGTTTGGATCATGGCTCTTCTTCACAATTATGACCAAATGTGCTccaggtaaatattttatttactcacTGTAAAAGTTTTCCTATCCTGTACTTGATATTTCATGCGGAAGAAAGTAAGCTAAGTTTGTTTATGATTTTAACTTCTCACCGTACAATAAGTGAAATAATCGCTCAGTAAGATGATCATTTTTACTCGTTTTATGTCCCTCGCGTGATTGATAGtctcaatttatttaaaatgtcattgagagaggaaaaaaaaaatatttatcaatgaATTTAAATGATACACCTATAAACTTTATAGGTGTATCATTTAAATTCAttgatacatatttttataaactttatAGGTGTATCATTTAAATTCATtgatatgttacggctaaagataggtgtgaacataaacttaagattagccggctaaacttaagtttatcttcgacgaggtgttaatgttagtttcttctatctttagccggctaaacttaagtgtaaccgcaggccattggctaaaaatgtagaaggaaaaggaaacaatgtaataatgtttactattttgatacgaaaactttattaacactTTCCGACGCTGTACTCCAGTCCACTATGACACTAACAATCTTCACATAAATGTTTCATACACCTATACCCGTACTGTTGTTCacaatattttgcaacaacaagtCTGCTCTCTATGAAACTCTAATGTAAAATCGACGGTTGTTGCCGTAGTGATTTTTAGATTGATTTTCGTGAAAACGGCGAGACCCGTACTGCCATAATATGAATGAATTCCACCTTTACTGAATGTGCCGTTACCGCGGCGGAAcgtgttaaaaataatcactttcattacacatacttttatgtacctatgtaggtattcaaaattacaattattacaataacaaaatattaatcacttaaaacaatatctacctaatcattaaaatataataataaggaaccatttggtcattacaattgaatcttctgtaggtatttaaaattacaaaataaaactgcgtgcgcgttgtctccccaccgccccctcaagccctccgtcgcacggtggtcccgatttaataaaacatggacattgatgctagaagcacgaaattttttttgatggttactgctatgataactaataaggcaaaaaaatattacaatcctacgacgtctatttcgtagtaaaaaaaaatatatagatattttttgtatggaagaaattacgtttctgtaaatttttcgaaattcttaaacgatgtcaagatgccgatcacacatgttataaaacaagtgattctgagtatttcatgcgaagatacttgtcacttatctctgcgtacttttgagttatcgagggttgaaaaatcgatttttttatattaaatatttccacgaaaaattgccaaaattacaatatggtgtataagggacacctttgatgacacataacaacaactcgcactcgcgcgcgctcgtatgcatcagcttttaataaaataaaataaaattaagggaaatacttaatacaacgttgtatgtataggtccgctggccgtcaaaaagtagcttatacgagaggtagcccaatttacaatatgtccatcattgataactcacacaaatatcatctctctctgaaggataacaagttttttttgtttccagaagcttttgataggatggaagcccataaatactctctgaagtgagaatgaatctcaaattgcgatattgccattttgacaaattacatgatgtaactagcgctaacgtttatcttcaggtagacacagttttaagttaaaagattgtctactatttcacactgttcttcgttttggaacagttctttgattataggtagtcgctaatttcgttttgttaaactctttcagtttagcatataaagcgtaaactaattcctcctcagaatgatctaaaagtgttagagagcgcctcttcttctgcagaagaagaattttgcataaatcttcaaaaggttttttatttataccagaagtcgatggttgcacatctacttccgcagtctcatcaactggagcgtcttcctcggtgttaacgttgtctatgcgttgtgttaattcggtaaaaatcattttttaaatctatatttttacatttcggccagaccatttcagactaaaatgacgaacgtattggcattgaattgtcttccgaagatttgagtaattatcaaattattaagtcgtaattttacaagaaatatatcaaaaaagatatggtctgcttccagcagagcccaaaagacatttttgcaccagaattcgcattggctagactctgaaatggtctggccgaaatgtaaaaatatagatttaaacaatgttttttaccgacttaacacaacgcatagacaacgttaatactgaggaagacgctccagttgatgagactgcggaagtagatgtgcaaccatcgacttttagtataaataaaaaaccttttgaagatttatgcaaaattcttcttctgcagaagaagaggcgctctctaacacttttagatcattctgaggaggaattagtttacgctttatatgctaaactgaaagagtctaacaaaacgaaattagcgactacctataatcaaagaactgttccaaaacgaagaacagtgtgaaatagtagacaatcttttaacttaaaactgtgtctacctgaagataaacgttagcgctagttacatcatgtaatttgtcaaaatggcaatatcgcaatttgaaattcattctcgcttcagagagtatttatgggcttccatcctatcaagagcttcttgaaaccaaaaaaacttgttaaccttcagagagagacgatatttgtgtgagttatcaatgatggacatattgtaaattgggtaacctctcgtataagctactttttgacggccagcggacctatacatacaacgttgtattaagtatttcccttaatttttttttattttagtaaaagttgatgcatacgagcgcgcgcgagtgcgagtcgttgttatgtgtcatcaaaggtgtcccttatacaccatattgtaattctggcaatttttcatggaaatatttaatataaaaaaatcgatttttcaaccctcgataactcaaaagtacgcagagataagtgacaagtatcttcgcatgaaatactcagaatcacttgttttataacatgtgtgatcggcgtcttgacatcgttaaagaatttcgaaaaattgacagaaacgtaatttcttccatacaaaaaatatgtatatatttttttttactacgaaatagacgtcgtaggattgtaatatttttttgccttattagttatcatagcagtaaccatcaaaaaaaatttcgtgcttctagcatcaatgtccatgttttattaaatcgggaccactgtgcgtCGGCCTGGCGCGGtggcgcgcccatcgaatacatttttagccgtttcgttttggctaatgtgcacattagccggctaaagatggaatatcacgacgcaaactaacatgctatcgaactttagctgcttctcgaagataaacttacttaagtttagccggctaatcttaagtttatgttcacaactatctttagccgtaacagatACATAATATAGACATGGTTGCCTAGTCTCAAAGAAGACATACTActaactatagtctttttcacctaagatgatccgtatgacgtttcgagtttgaaagatttagagatgtcacataacgatttatctatcgatttttttcgaagagttagtaaaacctacttttagagaaatattttgtataggtgttatttaacaaaaaacatgtttttttttaaattaaaaatattattgtaacaattttttattgataatattcaaatttcatggttcgtgttcaaaaaaacgattcctaaaaagtactggtactgtttgtttccttaaatcaaaaactattaatttattttcaatgcgtttattaaagtcaataatcgaaaaatatagttgatttttgtgatgtttttaataactaagtattcactgcaattgattaatgaaccgcggaaataatcgattttattatacaagaaataccccagcactaaatctattccgtttcacacattgcgtacattaaataaaaaatatttttacatcatatttaattaaaatataatcaatagactcagattttactatatatttcaagacaagtagttattttttttttattatattgctaatacaatcaggcctgttcatctccgcgagttcacatcgaaaacaaaacacgcacgatagcccacctacaggaggcgattcgacaaggcgtcacatacgagatacgagcgagcattgacacacgcacgcgtactcttgtattatggaaaaaaataaaaaaatactgtgtaaaaaatactgtgcagtatttaactgcctaaataataataaaaacacacaatatactttttttaagttgcctgaagacactgagaggtaaataagtggttattgttattcatgataattcatgcaaattcatgtatttcttccgacattttccgcgatttggcacttcacgtcacacattagtttgccgaagttcgccgagccagctattgtcaattattataggtgtcaaacaggatagggtctttgcgctggttttcgtccaactatcggagttgccaactttgtgatcttaaaatacccttacataaatgtatcatattattttatgtcgttcgagtgctcataaaggcagtcaactaaagtccatactgcaacgcacacacaatacgcaccgtaacgtaaacgccttgcctcgccgatgacagtgcgcgaagggcaatgacagctcgcaaaatactgacgtatatcaatgtctcatggacttggcgtaactttaaaataaacgtactcggtacattacgcacacatttacacgcattataaatacatacacgatttaagaaaacaacatggccgcaatataggcaatcagctgacaggtatttgtgtgtgtgtgtgcgtgtagttgtcagctgattgcccataaatatgttgttttcttaaatcttgtatgtaggtacctactcggcacaagtcaggtagttagtgacgtcacatgaaaatgttgccagaatgagtactgaccaaacattatctatttcttttttttatacatcaccaggggtaagttagaaagagataaacagctgtttgtcattaatttgtcgaatttttgtatagatctatatttcctctccagTATTACCTCCAtgtcacaaaaggcgatacgttgttgatcccttcccgagttgatttgcctgctatatgacctgagctttgctttaaaaaaatgacccttagtcatctaagatttaattttgtatgaagaagtttagtaaacacttaaaattgtgtttataatgctatcaattagacatacgtgccaaaaacttttcctgtcagcacgttttttttctagcgcgatgatttctgcaatgtaccggtgaccggtgtatggccgcgcatttacgtaattttttggaactcactactttttaaattacattttcatttaggtagaactgttgcttaggcattatagattgcaacaaaactagcgcgggatggctactgccttctgtgaatacaatactttgtattcaaattttacgcatgtgtttatggcagctcagtgaaatggacgaaaaccgaagttagatagaaaaccagcacaatgaccctactttcaaaaattaatattgcgattttataaatcacttaaacaactttatattaatttgcgggtacgccgggacagctcgtaaaacaaattcattatttacatattactaatttatcaactttgttcattgttagttcattagttgttcgtgtttcgtttgggttagaccaagagccgaatgcaaaaaataaatgttacttaattatattaatcctacaaaaaacggacggacgtgtgcaagtctaatagccatatacttggttaactcattttaaaaagtgcacaaaaacgttctatgttcagacagactatatgacgaatctataagggttccgtttttgccatttggctacggaaccctaaataccgtatcaaaatctgttgcatagttttaaagatctaagcatacatagggacagacagacaggaaagcgactttttttttataattattacgtagtgatgatgggcatatagaccaaataaagacattttgatttaagggggggacatcgtaagagccattcacatttttatcagaaagttaataaattaatatatttaggtttttgaaatctaaaacagccaggaaatcaaagagacAAACATGATatctttgtgattttataggaattttattgtaaaacacggtcatattaaacttttataaaaaaatccagaggtaaatgtttttttttcgagaaaatttttttataatcgtgttttcgaaaatatcatcccatcacacatacgttctgtaatacataatattgaaaacagtgcgaaatatcgtcaattgcagttttcacatactaagggcccataatgaaattagtataatgtttgtttatgtaataaaatttggtttgaaatacctactgaattgaatttttatttcttactagctttttggcttcgcccacgtgaaataaattgtcacagttatgtgtgttataaaatatttaggtgctagctcttacactatataactggcggccgcatgtagctgcgcgttgccgcgaagagcagtgaatgcaagtgtggtgcgctagatggcgacacagtagcttcttgtagcagtcagccctatggcatcaagacagtaccgatcactgacgtatgtcaacaaaacggtgctcgactcataagacaagctaaattacaccatattgttgatgacattgagcataaatttttttgaataccttcgcgaagaaaaacttctgtacgtagtacttattattattctgtgatacaatacaaatattttttcaaaaatattctgcatatgcagtatgcgtaatatggataaccttgaagtgtcatacggatcatcttacgtgaaaaagactataacgTATATTTATAGTATAAACATATGAATTGTTAAGTAGATTGTGATTCCAATTTATTATACTTGATGTATGTCTTCTTTGAGACTAGGCAACCATCATGTCTAATATTTGACTATACATCTATTTTTAGAaatctttaaaaacattaaaacttATGGAACTGAACTTCACCCAATGTTGTAGGAAGATTAAAATCTCATGTATATTTAACGCCATGAACTTTGACATTTGTTAATCGGCATTTACATAGGAAATATAAATTTCCAATTCATTTGAATTGTATGTAATTGTCTGCGCGCATTTTCGTAGTTTCATGAATGTCTTTGAATTGCAGTCTGTTTCAGTAAACCGCAGTTCTTACATGTAAAAAAGGAACAGGTTTTAGATAGTGTTATATTTCATTTAATGAGTCATATGAATTTGTATGATATTGATTGATATACTATAGACCCATTCTTAAAGCTAGACCTGTTATGAGCTCTTataatcaaagtcaaaattacCTTGATACTTGATACCATTTTTTAGAACCTTATTGATTTATTCTTAATTGCTATATTATCTGCTCGAACTTTGAACGGTCGTTACCGTGAGTAGACGAAACGTACTAGAGATTTTATTACACCCATTTGTCGAGGCCAATAGTCGTTTATGACACTTAAATCTCTTGAGATCGCTAAGGCTGTGGTCtcctataaataatataaatgccGTAGGCCGCGAACAGCGTCATGCCGTAGGCCACTTCACAATGATaaattaagcctaggcgcagaccaccgacacCACCGTCttttagttagccgatagttgggcccgatgctaatttgtatgaagaatcagccgATATCAAATCCGTGTAATGTGCGCCAATATCGGCCAACTAAGAGTCGGTGGTCGGCGCTTAAGCTAGTGTACTGTTGTGGTCTCTTTCAGAAGTTGACGTCGGCGTATGGCGTCAATAGGAACGTTTGTTGCTGACGTCGCACACAGGTGAAATGTACGTAATTTGTggccaaaattaaaaaaagcaaaGTTACTCCGATTCTAAATTAGTAACCTAATATAGGAACAAGACATATGGCGCCATCtataaatgatatttaaaaagtttaacaCTTTTTATCCAGATACCCACAACATTTGATATAAACAGTTTTTCTTGTTgagtaatttttataatttttagctCTTGTTTAACAACAacgtttaacttttatttagttGATATTTGGTATAAAACATATGGATTCTATACTTCCAGGTTAGTTTATTATTTCTGTATTACTAAACAGTCTACATTACTTACTATGTTATAGATATATAGGTTTGAATAGAAGTctatattttaagagtttattttttttaaacagtgaaaAAGTTCATGATCAAGCGCGATCAACCCGTTTCTTTTACATATTTCGAAAGAACATATCTATGGCTTTCATATGACACCAAAATTAGCTGCGTCAAACTGCGTCACCTaaacaaaatattgcaaaactgACAATTtctatgaattttaaaaatactcataatattttttcaggcaGTTCCCAGAATAGCATTCCATTAGTATTCCCTATCCTTAAGatgtaataaaacttttaaaagaaccaaaaataacttctgcatcgtaattgtatttttaaaaatttatcaaatttttaacaaattattagtaAGACTAAATACATCAATGAACACAtttgttactttttctttttaaatcacctttaaactattattttagaCAGACTACAGCAATATATAGGCATAAACACACTTAACGTAATTTTGGCCAACTTTTGAGCAAATTTCACCTGTGTGCGTCGTACGCCGCGTATAGCTTTAATAGGGAGACCATTGCCTAAGCcttgtaattacttttaattatgttatttacgttttatatatttatttatttaagcgaCCTAGGTACTTATAGTCCTGTACTTATGGTGCATTATTCTACACCTGCCCATAAACTTGACTGATTGACTTCaataatatttatcttatgATTTTTCGTTTCAGCTGGTTTGTTTGCGGCGGCCGGCTTCTATCAAATGGCTGTTTGGGCACTCGGCAAACATCGCAACTACAAGAAGGAATTCCCGGAGTACCCTAAAGGACGCAAAGCCATCTTGCCATTCATCCTTtaagtcaatattttttatttgtcccTTCAAAACATTAGTAGTTAGTTGTAGGGGACCGCTTCTTAGTTTATCTAAATCTAATCTTATAATAGCCCCTTTAGCTGTTTAATATCTCATTGATTGTCCCGTAAAGCAAAAAGCCGTGGTCATGGTATTGCTCTCTAAAAATATtctattactagcggccgcccgcgacttcgtacgcgtggatcccgttttacccccttcatctatcttacgcggtttagattttttcatacaaatgtttttttccgctaactcccgttcccgtgggaattttgcaatatcctgttgtaactaagcttcaagtttactaaggtacctgcatgccaaatttcaagcgtctaacttaagcggtttagatttttcatacaaatgttttttcccgctaactcccgttcccgtgggaattttgcaatatcctgttgtaaccaagctttaagtttactaaggtacctgcatgccgaatttcaagcgtctaacttaagcggttcagatttttcatacaaaacgattttcccgctaattcccattcccgtgggaattcctaggtatcctataacctgcccaggagtatgaagaataattgtaccaagtttcgttaaaatccgtggagtagtttttgtttctataaggaacatacagacagacagacagacagacagacagacagacagacagacagacagacagacaaaaattttactgattgcatttttggcatcagtatcgatcactaatcaccccctgatagttattttgaaaatatatttaatgtacagaattgacctctctacagatttattataa
Proteins encoded in this window:
- the LOC135071937 gene encoding probable very-long-chain enoyl-CoA reductase art-1; its protein translation is MEIEILSVAGSKPLGKIQLKEDATVKDVKDKIHRNIKKFLYPDRQAIKLEAKGKALNDEDSLKSLNVQNGAKLYLKDLGPQIAWKNVFLAEYAGPLLVYLWVYQRPWLVYGAQNSSPGAVANVAALCWTGHYAKRLLETLFVHRFSHGTMPLSNLFKNCGYYWMFTLYVAYHVNHPLYTPPSDTWFYVGLTGFVLCELGNLSIHILLKNLRPPGTKVRRIPVPDGNPLTQLFNFVSCPNYTYEFGSWLFFTIMTKCAPAGLFAAAGFYQMAVWALGKHRNYKKEFPEYPKGRKAILPFIL